The Bacillus xiapuensis genome window below encodes:
- a CDS encoding Mini-ribonuclease 3 encodes MLEFEPLKEAKQMNSLALAYMGDAIYEVYVRRYLLALGRVKPHLLHKEATHYVSAKAQAKFLFILLDQDMLNEEELAVVRRGRNAKSGSVPKNTDVQTYRYSTAFEALLGFLFLTGQDKRMVELIEYSLKQNIEKKGGR; translated from the coding sequence ATGCTTGAGTTTGAACCGTTGAAAGAGGCAAAGCAAATGAACAGCCTGGCCCTTGCCTATATGGGCGATGCTATTTATGAAGTGTACGTCCGTCGTTATCTCTTAGCATTGGGCAGGGTCAAGCCGCACTTATTGCATAAAGAGGCGACTCATTATGTGTCGGCCAAAGCGCAGGCAAAATTTTTATTTATACTGCTGGATCAGGATATGCTGAATGAAGAGGAGTTAGCTGTTGTCAGAAGAGGACGCAATGCGAAGTCGGGAAGCGTGCCGAAGAACACAGATGTGCAGACGTACCGCTACAGCACAGCCTTTGAGGCGCTTCTCGGTTTCTTGTTCCTGACAGGGCAGGATAAGCGCATGGTAGAATTAATAGAATACAGTCTAAAGCAGAATATTGAAAAGAAAGGAGGAAGATAA
- a CDS encoding NYN domain-containing protein: protein MNILLVDGYNIIGAWPELRELKETDLAAARDRLIERMAEYQGFTGSRVIVVFDAYYVKGTERKYRQAQVEVIFTRKNETADERIEKLAIELNHIHNQITVATSDYTEQRVTFGQGALRVSARELLSEVNAMGRHIKKKLEKIEEKKPNAKIPLTDEVAEIFEKWRRGKK from the coding sequence ATGAATATCCTGCTTGTCGATGGTTATAACATCATCGGAGCCTGGCCGGAGCTCCGTGAACTAAAGGAGACAGATCTTGCTGCAGCCCGCGACCGGCTGATCGAGCGGATGGCTGAATATCAAGGATTTACCGGTTCCAGAGTCATCGTTGTATTTGATGCCTATTATGTAAAGGGGACTGAGAGGAAATACCGGCAGGCGCAGGTGGAAGTGATTTTCACCCGGAAGAATGAGACGGCGGATGAGCGGATTGAAAAGCTGGCTATTGAGCTTAATCACATTCATAACCAAATTACCGTCGCGACTTCCGATTACACGGAGCAGAGGGTGACTTTCGGCCAGGGAGCTCTGCGGGTGTCTGCGAGAGAGCTGCTTTCCGAAGTCAATGCAATGGGAAGGCATATTAAAAAAAAGCTGGAAAAGATTGAAGAAAAAAAGCCGAATGCCAAAATTCCGCTTACAGATGAAGTGGCGGAAATTTTTGAGAAGTGGCGTCGCGGCAAGAAATGA
- the rlmB gene encoding 23S rRNA (guanosine(2251)-2'-O)-methyltransferase RlmB — translation MSKEFIAGRNPVLEALRSDREINKIWIAEGAQKGPMQQIMKMAKEQNVLVQFVPKQKVDQMTEENHQGVVASVAAYRYAELDELFAKAEKSGEAPFFLLLDEIEDPHNLGSIMRTADAAGAHGIIIPKRRAVGLTAAVAKASTGAIEYIPVARVTNLARTMEELKERGVWIAGTDAKGREDYRQLDGEMPLALVIGSEGRGISRLIKEKCDFLIRLPMAGRVTSLNASVAAGLLMYEVYRKRHPLGE, via the coding sequence ATGTCGAAGGAGTTTATTGCCGGAAGAAATCCGGTTCTGGAGGCGCTTCGTTCTGATCGGGAAATCAATAAAATATGGATAGCTGAAGGCGCACAAAAAGGGCCGATGCAGCAGATTATGAAAATGGCGAAAGAGCAGAATGTGCTGGTGCAGTTTGTTCCTAAGCAAAAAGTGGATCAAATGACAGAAGAGAATCATCAAGGGGTGGTCGCTTCCGTTGCTGCCTATCGCTATGCAGAATTGGACGAACTGTTTGCCAAGGCAGAGAAAAGCGGAGAAGCGCCGTTTTTTCTTCTGCTTGATGAAATAGAGGATCCTCATAATCTCGGTTCTATCATGAGAACAGCTGATGCGGCTGGCGCTCACGGGATCATTATTCCGAAGCGGCGCGCTGTCGGTTTAACGGCAGCGGTCGCTAAAGCATCCACAGGAGCGATTGAATATATTCCTGTTGCCCGCGTCACTAATCTGGCGAGAACGATGGAAGAGCTGAAAGAGCGGGGAGTATGGATTGCAGGTACAGATGCTAAGGGGAGAGAAGATTACCGTCAGCTCGACGGGGAGATGCCTTTGGCGCTTGTCATAGGCAGTGAAGGCAGGGGCATCAGCCGCCTGATCAAAGAAAAATGTGATTTTCTCATTAGACTTCCAATGGCGGGGCGCGTGACATCTTTAAACGCATCCGTTGCAGCCGGACTACTGATGTATGAGGTGTACCGTAAACGTCATCCATTAGGAGAATAG